In Mastigocladopsis repens PCC 10914, a single window of DNA contains:
- a CDS encoding elongation factor G, whose amino-acid sequence MNEKVKSGSRNVAIVGPYLSGKTTLLESLLFVTGAITRKGSVKDGNTVGDSAAESRDRHMSVEVSAASSEYNGTRFTFIDCPGSVEFAQETYNALMGVDAAIVVCEPITDRVLTLAPLFKFLDDWEIPHLVFVNKMDRVNINVLDTLHALKAASSRPLVAHQYPIMQREQLIGFIDLVSEQAYQYHSGAPADPIPFPEELKEEEHTARAEMLEALANFDDHLLEELLEDIEPPQEEILQDLKLELGADLVVPVFFGVAEQDYGVRPLLEALLREAPEPETTAERRLKAQKSDFPVAQVLKTYYTPQGGKLSLVRVWQGKLTDGVLLNGVRAGGLYRLMGQQQQQINEACAGEIVAISRLEGIKTGDTISCQQLTTALPKAGQLEPVYALAMTPEKRNDEVKLSGAITKLLEEDCSLAWEQHGDTHEVILWGQGEIHLQVALDRLRRKYNLPMTTHLPQVPYKETIRKPASSIHGRYKHQSGGHGQFGDVYLDIKPLARGEGFNFKDTIVGGVVPKQYIPGVEMGVREFLSQGPLGFPVVDVAVTLTNGSYHTVDSSEQAFKQAARLAMQTGIPKCEPTLLEPIVRVTVSTPNEFTAKVLQLVTGRRGQILGYEGIHNWQGWDSVTAYLPQAEMQNFIVELRSLTLGVGSFHWEYDHLQEVPDRIADRILTSFNGNGGNGNGK is encoded by the coding sequence ATGAACGAAAAAGTAAAATCGGGTTCGCGAAATGTGGCAATTGTGGGTCCATATTTAAGTGGAAAAACCACGTTACTGGAAAGTTTGTTATTCGTGACAGGGGCAATAACTCGCAAAGGCAGCGTTAAGGATGGCAACACAGTAGGAGATAGTGCTGCTGAATCGCGCGATCGCCATATGAGTGTAGAAGTGAGTGCTGCTAGCAGTGAGTATAATGGCACTCGCTTCACATTTATTGATTGTCCTGGAAGTGTGGAATTTGCCCAAGAAACTTATAACGCCTTGATGGGAGTGGATGCGGCAATTGTGGTTTGCGAACCCATCACAGACAGAGTCCTCACCCTTGCCCCTTTATTTAAATTCCTTGACGACTGGGAAATTCCTCACCTGGTTTTCGTCAATAAAATGGATCGGGTTAATATCAATGTTCTAGACACGCTACACGCCCTCAAAGCCGCTTCCAGTCGTCCCTTGGTAGCACATCAATATCCCATCATGCAACGGGAACAGCTCATTGGCTTTATCGACTTGGTGAGCGAACAAGCATATCAGTACCATTCAGGTGCGCCGGCTGACCCTATTCCCTTCCCAGAAGAACTTAAAGAAGAAGAACACACAGCACGGGCAGAAATGCTCGAAGCTTTAGCAAATTTTGATGACCATTTACTAGAAGAACTTTTAGAAGACATCGAACCACCCCAAGAAGAAATCCTCCAAGACCTGAAACTGGAATTAGGCGCAGATTTGGTTGTCCCTGTTTTCTTTGGAGTTGCTGAACAAGATTATGGTGTACGTCCACTCCTAGAAGCCTTGCTGAGAGAAGCCCCTGAACCAGAAACCACAGCAGAACGTCGCTTAAAGGCTCAAAAAAGCGATTTCCCTGTAGCGCAGGTGCTAAAAACTTACTACACCCCCCAAGGTGGCAAACTCTCTCTGGTACGAGTTTGGCAAGGTAAGTTAACTGATGGGGTTCTTCTCAACGGCGTGCGTGCAGGTGGTCTTTACCGCCTCATGGGACAACAACAGCAGCAAATTAATGAAGCTTGTGCTGGTGAAATTGTAGCTATCAGCCGTTTAGAGGGTATCAAGACCGGGGATACGATTTCTTGTCAGCAGTTAACGACAGCATTACCCAAAGCTGGGCAATTAGAACCAGTTTATGCCCTGGCAATGACTCCTGAAAAACGCAACGATGAAGTTAAGCTGAGTGGTGCTATCACCAAACTGCTGGAAGAAGACTGCTCCCTTGCTTGGGAACAACATGGCGACACCCACGAAGTTATCCTGTGGGGTCAAGGCGAGATTCATTTGCAAGTCGCACTAGACCGCCTGCGCCGCAAATATAATCTACCGATGACAACGCACTTGCCGCAAGTCCCTTACAAAGAAACCATTCGCAAGCCAGCGTCATCAATTCACGGACGCTACAAACACCAAAGTGGCGGTCATGGACAGTTCGGCGATGTTTATCTCGACATTAAGCCATTAGCACGCGGCGAAGGCTTTAACTTCAAAGACACGATTGTTGGTGGTGTCGTTCCTAAGCAGTACATTCCTGGTGTGGAAATGGGCGTACGGGAATTTCTGTCACAAGGTCCATTGGGTTTCCCGGTTGTGGATGTGGCGGTCACTCTCACGAATGGTTCTTATCACACTGTTGATAGTTCCGAACAAGCATTTAAGCAAGCCGCCCGTCTTGCTATGCAAACGGGAATACCCAAATGTGAACCCACCCTGCTAGAACCGATTGTCCGTGTGACAGTATCTACTCCAAACGAGTTTACCGCCAAAGTACTGCAACTTGTCACGGGCAGGCGAGGTCAGATTTTGGGTTATGAAGGTATACATAACTGGCAAGGATGGGATAGTGTCACCGCTTACCTGCCACAAGCAGAGATGCAAAACTTTATCGTAGAATTGCGATCGCTCACTCTTGGCGTTGGTTCCTTCCATTGGGAATACGACCATCTTCAGGAAGTTCCTGATAGAATTGCCGATCGCATTCTCACCTCTTTCAATGGCAATGGTGGTAACGGCAACGGTAAGTGA
- a CDS encoding tetratricopeptide repeat protein, with product MRVPLYQYRLPILVGFILVAQSLLSPSSPASPAPHLILAQYVDSSAQDYLNQGLQAIQVGRVQDAIALFRKATELDPNLAPAHYNLGLALRQVGQLQPAADAFYKATQADPQFALAYANLGGSLLEGGNLQQANDYLQRAVELDPKLGVAHYNLGLLREQQRDWDKAIASFKQAMKLSQNAPEPAYHMGICYLQQGKTDKAKDAFRKAIKINPKYSEAHYNLGTVLFSQGKLKDALETFRKSAEANTNYANAYYGAGLVFIQLRQYAEAAQVLQYARDLYNVQRNFQWANNAAQLLQQAQNLNYQPR from the coding sequence ATGCGAGTCCCTCTCTATCAATATCGCCTTCCTATTTTGGTGGGTTTCATATTAGTGGCACAAAGCCTTCTGTCTCCATCTTCCCCAGCCTCCCCTGCTCCTCACCTCATACTGGCGCAATATGTTGATAGCAGCGCTCAAGACTACTTAAATCAGGGGTTGCAGGCGATTCAGGTGGGGAGAGTACAAGATGCGATCGCCTTATTTCGCAAAGCTACCGAACTCGATCCCAATCTAGCTCCAGCTCACTACAACTTAGGACTAGCACTGCGACAAGTGGGACAATTACAACCTGCGGCAGATGCATTTTACAAAGCTACACAGGCTGATCCCCAGTTTGCTCTAGCCTATGCGAATTTGGGAGGATCGCTGTTGGAAGGGGGTAATTTGCAACAAGCGAACGATTACTTGCAACGAGCAGTGGAACTTGATCCCAAACTGGGAGTTGCTCATTACAACTTAGGGTTACTACGAGAGCAACAACGCGATTGGGACAAAGCGATCGCATCCTTTAAACAAGCAATGAAACTGAGCCAAAATGCTCCTGAACCAGCCTATCATATGGGCATATGTTATTTACAACAAGGAAAAACAGATAAGGCAAAAGATGCATTTCGCAAGGCAATAAAAATCAATCCCAAATATTCAGAAGCTCACTACAATCTTGGGACAGTTTTATTTAGCCAAGGCAAGTTAAAAGATGCATTAGAAACTTTTAGAAAATCGGCAGAGGCAAACACAAATTATGCCAATGCTTATTATGGCGCAGGATTGGTTTTTATACAGTTAAGGCAATACGCAGAAGCAGCACAGGTGTTGCAGTATGCAAGAGATTTATACAATGTTCAGCGTAATTTCCAATGGGCAAACAATGCTGCACAATTATTGCAACAGGCGCAAAACTTAAATTATCAGCCTCGTTAA
- a CDS encoding phosphate-starvation-inducible PsiE family protein, which produces MKKRLKSQFLFYDRWLNRHWIVRNMEAFQDLIVIILCLGLFAVMLIQLWGILIALTQAPDYQQLTAKILFILILVELFRLLMVYLQEHSIAVGVAVEVTIVSVLREVVVHGALEISWIQTASICGLLFILGGLLLVCAKTPHMDCISANTKFCPVKHTEVRQHENERESQHPHRYEEIA; this is translated from the coding sequence ATGAAAAAGCGCCTCAAGAGTCAATTCTTGTTCTATGATCGCTGGCTGAATCGGCATTGGATAGTTCGTAATATGGAAGCTTTCCAAGATCTGATTGTGATTATCCTGTGCCTAGGTTTATTTGCTGTCATGCTTATCCAGTTATGGGGGATATTAATTGCCCTCACGCAAGCACCAGATTATCAACAACTAACCGCCAAGATATTATTTATCTTGATTTTGGTCGAATTATTCCGACTCCTCATGGTTTACTTGCAAGAACATAGTATTGCCGTAGGAGTGGCAGTAGAGGTCACAATTGTATCTGTACTGCGAGAAGTTGTGGTTCACGGAGCGTTGGAAATTTCTTGGATTCAAACTGCATCAATTTGTGGTTTATTGTTTATATTGGGCGGGCTGCTGCTCGTGTGTGCCAAGACGCCACATATGGATTGCATAAGTGCTAACACTAAATTTTGTCCTGTTAAGCACACTGAAGTCAGACAACATGAAAACGAGCGTGAATCCCAGCATCCACATCGCTATGAGGAAATTGCTTGA
- a CDS encoding Rpn family recombination-promoting nuclease/putative transposase codes for MRTDKIFYSLFQAFPSIFFAIIGDTTVNPNTYEFVSVELKETAFRIDGVFVPVTETINEPVYFVEVQFQLDSNFYRRLFAEIFLYLRQNTSVKFWRAVVIYPNQSLDPDDQQPYELLLESPQVQRIYLDQLGTVTENSLQLAVVQLIIESEETAIDRGRELIVRARQQLADEATNKQIVELIETILLYKFTHMSREELAAMLGIDDEFKKTRMYQSIKEEGLEEGKVQAKLEAVPRLLGLGLSVEQVARALDLTVEQVQQAAQNH; via the coding sequence GTGAGAACCGACAAAATATTCTACAGTTTATTTCAGGCTTTTCCCAGTATATTTTTTGCAATCATTGGCGATACTACTGTCAATCCCAACACCTATGAATTTGTTTCCGTTGAACTTAAAGAAACTGCTTTTCGGATTGATGGTGTATTCGTCCCGGTAACTGAAACCATAAACGAACCAGTTTATTTTGTAGAAGTTCAGTTTCAACTAGACTCAAATTTTTATAGGCGCTTGTTTGCAGAAATCTTTCTGTACCTGCGTCAAAATACATCCGTTAAGTTTTGGCGTGCAGTTGTAATCTATCCCAACCAAAGTTTAGATCCAGACGATCAACAGCCGTATGAGTTGTTGCTGGAGAGTCCACAAGTCCAACGGATTTATTTAGATCAATTAGGTACAGTAACAGAAAACTCACTTCAACTTGCGGTTGTGCAGTTAATTATAGAAAGCGAAGAGACAGCTATTGATCGAGGTAGAGAATTGATTGTGCGGGCAAGACAACAACTGGCAGATGAAGCGACCAACAAGCAAATTGTAGAATTAATAGAAACCATCCTTTTGTACAAGTTTACCCATATGAGCCGAGAGGAGTTAGCAGCTATGTTGGGCATAGACGACGAATTCAAAAAAACAAGGATGTATCAATCCATTAAGGAGGAAGGCTTAGAAGAAGGAAAGGTGCAAGCTAAGTTAGAAGCAGTACCCCGGTTGTTGGGATTGGGGTTGAGTGTGGAACAAGTAGCAAGGGCTTTGGATTTGACGGTAGAACAAGTGCAGCAAGCAGCCCAGAATCACTAG
- a CDS encoding tetratricopeptide repeat protein, whose product MEASEHPQSIVNQEEEQTEFARTNQELLEDEENQDAYDDLIVSIEAKERGLNLLIGVCDDANFRDRIIAQYEAELQQTFRPYRVTLARCEPSLKAAINQLVEQEEYLRQHNPAVITVTGAEQLYFLKLGNERSEQEIFFGYLQWTREALREFPYAIVLWVTHQILVNLSQKAPDFWSWRNGVFRFVSKKTNSVPGRDVAMLRLNTLDDTELASIDEDNPYFLPIEDLQQLIQQIEQQGAKNASLATLYSRLGDIYKTRLDWAKAQDYKKEQDLAVKYYSKAAELQKELGLERDLATSLNNLALLYDSQGRYSEAEPLYQQALELRKRLLGEEHPDVAQSLNNLAYLYRSQGRYIEAEPLYQQALELRKRLLGEEHLDVAQSLNNLANLYRSQGRYIEAEPLYQQALELWRSLLGDEHPPVATSLHNLALLYFSQGRYTEAEPLYQQALELWRRLLGDEHPYVATSLNNLAKLYYSQGRYIEAEPLYQQALELWRRLLGDEHPHVASSLNNLALLYDSQGRYSEAEPLYLQALEIREHRLGVNHPKTVIVRKNLASLRQQ is encoded by the coding sequence ATGGAAGCTAGCGAACACCCTCAATCTATCGTCAACCAAGAGGAAGAACAAACAGAATTTGCTCGCACAAATCAAGAATTATTAGAAGATGAAGAAAATCAAGACGCTTACGATGATTTAATTGTCAGTATTGAGGCAAAAGAACGGGGATTAAATTTGCTGATTGGGGTTTGCGATGATGCTAACTTCCGCGATCGCATTATTGCCCAGTACGAAGCTGAACTACAACAGACTTTCCGTCCCTATCGGGTGACACTAGCGCGGTGTGAACCGAGTCTCAAGGCTGCGATTAACCAACTGGTGGAACAAGAAGAATATCTTCGTCAGCATAACCCTGCGGTGATTACAGTGACAGGTGCTGAGCAACTTTATTTTCTCAAATTGGGAAATGAACGCTCCGAACAGGAGATTTTTTTTGGTTACTTGCAGTGGACACGAGAAGCATTACGCGAGTTTCCCTATGCAATTGTCCTTTGGGTGACTCACCAAATTCTTGTTAACCTCAGTCAAAAAGCTCCAGATTTTTGGAGTTGGCGCAACGGTGTTTTCCGGTTTGTGTCGAAAAAAACGAATTCTGTTCCTGGTAGAGATGTAGCAATGCTACGTCTCAATACTTTAGATGATACAGAATTGGCAAGCATCGATGAAGATAACCCCTATTTCTTGCCTATTGAAGATTTACAACAGTTAATTCAGCAAATCGAACAGCAAGGAGCAAAAAATGCCAGTTTGGCGACTTTGTATTCTAGGTTAGGAGATATTTACAAAACAAGGTTAGATTGGGCTAAGGCTCAAGATTACAAGAAAGAACAAGATTTGGCAGTCAAATATTACAGTAAAGCCGCTGAACTGCAAAAAGAACTCGGTTTGGAGAGAGATTTAGCCACAAGCCTCAACAACCTGGCATTACTCTACGATTCCCAAGGACGTTACAGCGAAGCCGAACCGTTGTACCAGCAAGCTTTAGAACTGAGAAAACGCCTATTGGGCGAAGAACATCCTGATGTCGCACAAAGCCTCAACAACCTGGCATATCTCTACCGTTCCCAAGGAAGATACATTGAAGCTGAACCTTTGTACCAACAAGCTTTGGAACTGAGAAAACGCCTATTGGGCGAAGAACATCTTGATGTCGCACAAAGCCTCAACAACCTGGCGAATCTCTACCGTTCCCAAGGAAGATACATTGAAGCTGAACCTTTGTACCAACAAGCTTTGGAACTATGGCGATCCCTGCTGGGAGATGAACATCCCCCTGTCGCCACAAGCCTCCACAACTTGGCGTTACTCTACTTTTCCCAAGGAAGATACACTGAAGCTGAACCTTTGTACCAACAAGCTTTGGAACTATGGCGACGCCTGCTGGGAGATGAACATCCCTATGTCGCCACAAGCCTCAACAACCTGGCGAAGCTCTACTACTCCCAAGGAAGATATATTGAAGCTGAACCTTTGTACCAACAAGCTTTGGAACTATGGCGACGCCTGCTAGGAGATGAACATCCCCATGTCGCCTCTAGCCTCAACAACCTGGCATTACTCTACGATTCCCAAGGACGCTACAGTGAAGCCGAACCTTTGTACCTGCAAGCATTGGAAATTCGTGAGCATCGGTTAGGGGTAAATCATCCCAAGACTGTTATTGTTCGTAAAAATTTGGCAAGTCTTCGTCAACAGTGA
- a CDS encoding ATP-binding protein: protein MSEDLLKSFQEAYRNLELLPLVQQNDLDRFRVDYGNEVIEELEQLVEDSPNADGKIIFTGHRGCGKSTLLAEFSRRLHDRYFVVSFSIADTIEMSDVNHINILFAIALNLMSEAEASRVEIPQSTKEPLYKWFATRTRTEEMKFQGEASTGFDFFKLIITKLKVDSTIRYEIKQEFERKLSDLVARINEIAALIQLASKKEILVIIDDLDKLDLARVNEIYQDNIKALCQPNIRIIYTIPIAIIRETFLSTLIASETNNQIVVMPVLKIFEKGKNRLPNSVPRQEATDILCEILKKRLATNLIESHTAEKIVVTSGGVLRELIRIANECCRICLRLIRRKTGEKVIIDDSVLEQAVTKMRSDFAIRLSKIDYEILQNTYQNFMPNDPKQPEFLDLLHGLYVLEYRNDEPWYDVHPIVVETLKRRGLINGS from the coding sequence ATGTCTGAAGATTTGTTAAAGTCTTTTCAGGAAGCATATAGAAATTTGGAACTTTTGCCACTTGTGCAACAGAACGATCTGGATAGATTCAGAGTCGATTACGGTAATGAGGTTATAGAGGAATTAGAGCAATTAGTTGAAGATAGCCCTAATGCTGATGGCAAGATTATATTTACAGGGCATCGCGGCTGTGGTAAGTCCACTTTGTTAGCTGAATTTAGCAGGCGATTGCATGACCGCTATTTTGTTGTTTCATTCTCCATCGCTGACACAATCGAGATGTCGGATGTTAACCATATCAATATTCTATTTGCTATTGCACTCAATTTAATGTCTGAGGCGGAAGCAAGCCGAGTAGAAATTCCTCAATCGACTAAAGAACCTCTTTATAAATGGTTTGCTACCCGCACTCGGACTGAAGAAATGAAGTTTCAAGGAGAAGCTTCAACAGGCTTTGACTTTTTTAAATTAATTATTACAAAATTGAAAGTAGATTCTACCATAAGGTATGAAATTAAGCAAGAATTTGAACGGAAATTATCCGATTTAGTTGCGAGGATTAATGAAATAGCTGCTTTGATTCAATTGGCATCCAAGAAAGAGATTTTAGTGATTATTGATGATTTAGATAAACTTGATTTAGCAAGAGTTAATGAAATTTATCAAGATAATATTAAGGCACTGTGCCAACCTAATATCCGGATAATTTATACCATACCAATAGCAATCATTCGCGAAACTTTTCTCAGCACACTCATTGCCTCGGAAACAAATAATCAAATTGTGGTAATGCCTGTACTAAAAATTTTTGAAAAAGGCAAAAACCGTTTGCCTAATTCTGTACCGCGTCAGGAAGCAACAGATATTTTATGTGAAATTTTAAAGAAGCGGCTTGCTACTAACTTAATTGAAAGTCATACTGCTGAAAAGATAGTTGTAACGAGTGGTGGAGTGTTGCGAGAGTTAATTAGAATTGCTAATGAATGTTGTCGGATTTGTTTAAGGTTAATTAGGCGTAAAACAGGAGAAAAAGTCATTATTGATGATAGCGTTTTAGAGCAAGCAGTGACTAAGATGCGTAGTGACTTTGCGATTCGCTTAAGCAAAATTGATTATGAGATTTTGCAAAATACTTATCAAAATTTTATGCCTAATGACCCAAAACAACCAGAGTTTTTGGATTTGTTACATGGTTTGTATGTGCTGGAATATCGTAACGATGAGCCTTGGTATGATGTTCACCCGATTGTTGTAGAAACTTTGAAAAGGCGAGGGTTAATCAATGGAAGCTAG
- a CDS encoding cysteine hydrolase family protein → MNTPITTQEPIPPHFNSEEVGYVWRVPYQQRAKEAREWAKKYDIQPASEDKTRICLLLIDVQNTFCIPEFELFVGGKSGTGAVDDNIRLCEFIYRNLGVITKITPTLDTHTAMQIFHPIFWVNTTGEHPTPSATSITPADIEKGVWKVNPGVASSLGYEYEVLEKYAYHYVKQLTQDGKYPLTVWPYHSMLGGIGHALVSAVEEAVFFHCIARHSQTQFEIKGNNPLTENYSVLRPEVLESFDKRPIAQKNTHLIQQLLEFDTVIVAGQAKSHCVAWTVDDLLTEIQQIDSNLAKKVYLLEDCTSPVVVPGVVDYTEAADAAFERFTAAGMHLVKSTEPFLSWVMER, encoded by the coding sequence ATGAACACCCCAATAACAACCCAAGAACCCATTCCCCCGCACTTTAACTCTGAAGAAGTCGGCTACGTCTGGCGCGTACCTTACCAACAACGTGCAAAAGAAGCGAGAGAATGGGCGAAAAAATATGATATCCAACCCGCATCAGAAGACAAAACCCGGATTTGTCTGCTTTTAATTGATGTACAAAACACTTTCTGCATTCCTGAATTTGAATTGTTTGTCGGTGGAAAATCTGGGACGGGTGCGGTAGATGATAACATCCGCTTGTGTGAGTTTATCTATCGCAATTTAGGGGTGATTACGAAAATCACACCCACGCTTGACACTCATACAGCAATGCAAATTTTCCATCCCATTTTTTGGGTAAATACGACAGGTGAACACCCCACCCCATCTGCTACCAGCATCACACCAGCAGATATTGAAAAAGGGGTTTGGAAAGTTAATCCAGGAGTAGCTTCCAGTCTTGGATACGAGTACGAAGTCTTAGAAAAATACGCTTACCACTACGTTAAGCAGCTCACTCAAGATGGCAAATATCCGCTAACAGTTTGGCCCTATCATTCTATGTTGGGTGGTATCGGTCATGCATTAGTTTCTGCTGTAGAAGAGGCGGTCTTTTTCCATTGCATTGCTCGTCATAGTCAAACACAATTTGAAATTAAAGGTAACAATCCTTTAACAGAAAATTATTCTGTCTTGCGTCCAGAAGTTTTGGAAAGTTTTGATAAACGTCCAATTGCCCAAAAGAATACGCATCTCATTCAACAATTATTGGAATTTGATACTGTGATTGTCGCAGGTCAAGCCAAAAGTCACTGTGTCGCTTGGACAGTTGACGATTTATTAACAGAAATTCAGCAGATAGACTCTAATTTAGCAAAAAAAGTTTATCTGCTGGAAGATTGCACTTCTCCTGTCGTTGTTCCCGGTGTAGTGGACTATACGGAAGCAGCCGATGCAGCATTTGAGAGATTTACCGCAGCAGGGATGCACCTAGTTAAATCTACAGAACCTTTTTTGAGTTGGGTGATGGAGAGATAA
- a CDS encoding peptidoglycan DD-metalloendopeptidase family protein, with protein MTFCYRLLILCSIVTSTLGLVYTSPQSALAQTSVTGCPTPALERFQRHKVAPRETVESIAQRYNLTPATIIAMNPSLQNGKVVVGREIQIPPYNGIVVEVPSGQTWRQIAAKYKIRPDVLFDVNGCQKNPRVVFVPEVKRSPNRPITEAPTPTPSLSKLTGYPLAEVATVALPYGWQTNPTNGQVFFHSGMDLLAAKGTPVQAIGEGTVVFASEQGTYGNLVIINHSGGLQSRYAHLDSIKVSVGQQVKKGDTVGSVGTTGTPTINQPHLHFEVRSSSSLGWTAQDPKGYLQR; from the coding sequence ATGACTTTTTGCTATCGTCTACTCATTCTGTGTAGCATAGTCACCAGCACCCTTGGGCTAGTATACACAAGCCCACAGTCCGCCCTTGCACAAACGTCTGTCACTGGTTGCCCCACTCCAGCCCTTGAACGCTTCCAGCGACACAAAGTTGCACCAAGAGAAACTGTGGAGAGTATAGCGCAACGCTACAATCTCACGCCAGCTACTATTATCGCCATGAATCCATCTTTACAAAATGGTAAGGTAGTGGTTGGTAGGGAAATTCAAATTCCTCCGTACAATGGGATTGTTGTTGAAGTGCCTTCTGGTCAAACTTGGCGGCAAATAGCGGCAAAATATAAAATCCGCCCCGATGTATTGTTTGACGTCAATGGATGCCAGAAAAATCCTAGGGTCGTGTTTGTTCCAGAGGTAAAACGCTCACCCAATCGTCCCATAACTGAGGCTCCCACTCCCACTCCCAGTCTCAGTAAATTAACTGGGTATCCCTTAGCCGAAGTAGCAACTGTTGCTCTACCCTATGGCTGGCAGACTAATCCTACGAATGGACAAGTTTTCTTCCACAGTGGGATGGATTTGTTAGCAGCAAAAGGGACGCCTGTGCAAGCGATAGGTGAAGGTACGGTAGTCTTTGCTAGCGAGCAAGGGACTTATGGTAATTTGGTCATCATTAATCACAGCGGCGGATTGCAAAGCCGCTACGCCCATCTTGACAGTATCAAAGTCTCTGTTGGTCAACAAGTCAAAAAAGGAGACACAGTGGGGTCTGTTGGAACAACTGGAACACCTACCATAAACCAACCCCATCTCCATTTTGAAGTCCGTTCTAGCTCATCCTTAGGTTGGACTGCTCAAGATCCCAAAGGATATCTTCAGCGGTGA
- a CDS encoding HhoA/HhoB/HtrA family serine endopeptidase: MKLSLKQLVIYLSLLTIGGGAGLLGSRYLPPQNRLFRELRNVTVSLPPETAVPNPVGGQVGAASGDNMNFIATAVQRTGPAVVRINATRKVANPISDALKNPLLRRFFGEEEQPFPRERIERGTGSGFVLSENGQILTNAHVVADTHTVQVTLKDGRTFEGRVVGVDAVTDVAVVKIPSHDLPTVKLGTSQNLIPGQWAIAIGNPLGLDNTVTIGIISATDRTSAQVGVPDKRVSFIQTDAAINPGNSGGPLLNAQGEVIGINTAIRADAQGLGFAIPIEIAARIANELFTKGRVQHPFLGVEMSDLSQTKKQQINQDKNLNIKQDVGIAITGVLENSPAQQGGLLPGDLIQKVNGKRVKTAAQVQRQVESSTVGDVLEIEVNRNGKIQTFKVQSGAYPQK; the protein is encoded by the coding sequence ATGAAATTATCGTTAAAACAACTGGTTATTTATCTATCCTTATTGACTATTGGCGGCGGTGCAGGCTTGTTGGGTAGTCGTTATCTTCCGCCACAAAATCGCTTGTTTCGGGAGTTAAGAAATGTAACAGTTTCTTTGCCCCCGGAAACTGCAGTTCCAAATCCTGTTGGAGGACAAGTTGGGGCTGCTAGTGGCGATAATATGAATTTTATTGCCACTGCTGTTCAAAGAACTGGACCCGCAGTCGTACGAATTAATGCAACCCGCAAAGTGGCTAATCCTATTTCTGATGCGTTGAAGAATCCTCTGTTGCGGCGATTTTTTGGCGAGGAAGAGCAACCATTTCCCAGAGAGCGAATAGAGCGCGGTACAGGGTCTGGATTTGTTTTGAGTGAAAATGGACAAATACTAACTAACGCTCATGTTGTAGCGGATACACATACAGTACAAGTGACCCTCAAAGATGGTCGGACTTTTGAGGGTCGGGTGGTTGGAGTTGATGCAGTGACAGATGTGGCTGTTGTAAAAATTCCATCTCACGATCTGCCAACAGTTAAACTAGGCACTTCACAAAACTTAATACCAGGTCAATGGGCGATCGCTATTGGCAATCCCTTAGGTTTAGACAATACTGTCACAATCGGCATTATTAGCGCTACAGACCGTACCAGCGCTCAAGTTGGTGTTCCAGACAAGCGAGTTAGCTTTATCCAAACGGACGCGGCTATTAACCCCGGTAATTCAGGTGGTCCTTTGTTAAATGCTCAAGGCGAGGTGATTGGCATTAATACTGCTATCCGCGCCGATGCTCAAGGGCTAGGTTTTGCCATTCCCATTGAAATAGCAGCCCGCATTGCTAATGAGCTTTTTACCAAAGGGCGTGTGCAACACCCTTTTTTAGGGGTTGAAATGTCAGACCTTTCTCAGACCAAAAAACAGCAGATTAATCAAGACAAAAATCTCAACATTAAACAGGATGTTGGGATAGCCATTACAGGAGTCCTGGAAAATTCTCCGGCACAACAGGGAGGACTCCTTCCTGGGGACTTGATTCAAAAAGTTAACGGCAAGCGAGTCAAAACAGCCGCTCAAGTACAGAGGCAGGTGGAGTCCAGCACTGTAGGCGACGTTCTGGAAATCGAAGTCAACCGCAACGGGAAAATTCAAACATTTAAAGTACAATCAGGGGCTTATCCCCAGAAGTAG